Proteins found in one Tumebacillus sp. BK434 genomic segment:
- a CDS encoding biotin transporter BioY → MGVQFSVRGVVFSALFAALLVVLSYVNINLGFSLVPITLSNMTILLAGALLGPFYGFFSMALVVILTLIGLPMWHGQGGIGLVAGPTGGFIVMYPVAAFLVGWAANSIKGRGVAAHIQMLFVTFILGSLTLYLGGVPWLKVVADLSWNKALVGGFYPFWPGDLAKAVVATLIILQVRHVYTPQRLVGKGGTKVVTLD, encoded by the coding sequence ATGGGGGTACAATTTTCCGTGCGCGGTGTGGTGTTCAGCGCCTTGTTTGCCGCTTTGCTGGTCGTCCTCAGCTACGTCAACATCAACCTTGGTTTCTCTCTCGTACCGATCACGCTCAGCAACATGACCATCCTGCTGGCCGGAGCGCTGCTCGGCCCGTTTTACGGCTTTTTCTCGATGGCGCTCGTCGTCATCCTGACCCTGATCGGCCTGCCGATGTGGCACGGCCAAGGCGGGATCGGTCTCGTCGCCGGCCCGACCGGCGGCTTTATCGTCATGTATCCGGTCGCTGCATTCCTCGTCGGCTGGGCGGCGAACTCCATCAAAGGGCGCGGCGTGGCGGCACACATCCAGATGCTGTTCGTCACATTCATCCTCGGCTCGCTGACCTTGTATCTGGGCGGGGTGCCGTGGCTGAAAGTCGTCGCGGACCTCTCGTGGAACAAAGCGCTGGTCGGCGGTTTCTACCCGTTCTGGCCGGGCGACCTCGCCAAAGCGGTCGTCGCGACGCTGATCATCCTGCAAGTGCGCCACGTCTACACCCCGCAGCGCTTGGTCGGCAAAGGCGGCACGAAAGTCGTCACGCTCGACTGA
- a CDS encoding ATP-binding cassette domain-containing protein: MDRVALGSILQDVSFELEEGTITLLIGQTGAGKSSLLDVLTGLNRFDHGSVLYDGRPLWDGKQVQAEVLQEIGVVFQFPEHQLFARTVQGEFDYSLKPLRLAKPEAQARTLTALREVGLPEEMTTQSPLVLSGGQKRRVALATTFATMPKWLFLDEPTAGLDPLAVQHLVEFLQSCKGQTTGGIVIATHDLDAFFPIADRVLLLDHGRLAASTTPQALCEDPHLLRQARVGVPSSTALAHAFAAQGIRLTPHPLPPEQMADEILESWNVLPSAMSHAESSPSATAQTVHQSAVAVQAEFRHSAPAQQESKQQPPTGVFSLSAVIRQLDPRAKWAFYLLVSLGVLVQASWAGLTIATAVTALCMWTAGMWKRDVWRMMKPFLFFILFSVVLSGLRFGDGIGYEWAAAERTLGQLYKFLLLMLLGMWLSATTSQLMMKQGLETALAPLKKLKLPVEAFALATSLMLRFVPVILQELRRFSRITKARGKSVKGNFRLRDTSAIVVPLLLSVLRLGEDLSVAMEARGYAKFGNRRTSAVKLRIVRHDRVILLAGGVLFAVLLCARYL; encoded by the coding sequence GTGGATCGTGTTGCGCTGGGAAGTATTCTTCAGGATGTGTCGTTTGAGTTGGAAGAAGGGACGATCACGCTGCTGATCGGGCAGACGGGGGCGGGGAAGTCGAGCCTGCTCGATGTGCTGACCGGGCTGAACCGCTTTGATCATGGGTCGGTGCTGTATGACGGTAGACCGCTGTGGGACGGCAAGCAGGTACAGGCGGAGGTGCTGCAGGAGATCGGGGTGGTGTTCCAGTTTCCGGAGCACCAGCTGTTTGCGCGGACGGTGCAGGGGGAGTTCGATTATTCGCTGAAGCCGCTCCGCCTGGCAAAACCGGAAGCGCAGGCACGGACGCTTACAGCGCTGCGGGAAGTCGGGCTGCCGGAGGAGATGACCACACAGTCCCCGCTGGTGCTCAGCGGCGGGCAAAAACGGCGCGTGGCGCTGGCGACGACCTTTGCGACGATGCCAAAGTGGCTGTTTCTCGACGAGCCGACCGCCGGCCTCGACCCGCTGGCGGTGCAGCATCTGGTCGAGTTCCTGCAGAGCTGCAAGGGGCAGACCACAGGCGGCATCGTCATCGCCACCCATGACCTCGACGCCTTCTTCCCGATCGCCGACCGCGTCCTGCTCCTCGACCACGGACGCCTCGCCGCCTCGACCACGCCGCAAGCGCTGTGCGAAGACCCGCACCTGCTGCGCCAGGCGAGAGTCGGGGTGCCGAGCAGCACGGCGTTGGCGCATGCTTTTGCCGCGCAAGGAATCAGGCTCACACCACACCCCTTGCCGCCCGAGCAGATGGCCGATGAGATTTTGGAAAGTTGGAACGTGTTGCCTTCGGCAATGTCTCATGCTGAATCCTCTCCGTCTGCTACCGCTCAAACGGTGCACCAGTCTGCAGTAGCGGTACAGGCTGAATTCAGGCACTCGGCTCCTGCGCAGCAGGAATCGAAACAACAGCCCCCAACAGGGGTTTTCAGTCTTAGCGCGGTGATCCGTCAGTTGGACCCGCGCGCCAAGTGGGCGTTTTACCTGCTGGTGTCTCTGGGCGTGCTGGTGCAGGCCAGCTGGGCGGGCCTTACCATCGCTACGGCGGTGACAGCTCTGTGCATGTGGACAGCCGGGATGTGGAAACGGGATGTGTGGCGGATGATGAAGCCATTTCTGTTCTTCATTCTGTTTTCGGTGGTGCTCTCCGGCCTGCGCTTTGGCGACGGGATCGGCTATGAGTGGGCGGCCGCCGAGCGGACGCTGGGGCAGCTGTACAAGTTTTTGCTGCTGATGCTGCTCGGAATGTGGCTGTCGGCGACGACGAGCCAGCTGATGATGAAACAGGGCCTCGAGACCGCGCTGGCGCCGCTGAAGAAACTCAAGCTGCCCGTGGAGGCGTTTGCGCTTGCCACCTCGCTGATGCTGCGCTTCGTGCCGGTCATCCTTCAGGAGTTGCGCCGCTTCTCCCGCATCACCAAAGCGCGTGGCAAATCGGTCAAAGGCAATTTCCGCCTGCGCGACACCAGCGCCATCGTCGTGCCGTTGCTGCTTTCCGTCCTCCGCCTCGGCGAAGACCTCTCCGTCGCGATGGAAGCGCGCGGTTACGCCAAGTTCGGCAACCGGCGTACCTCGGCGGTCAAACTGCGCATCGTGCGCCATGACCGGGTCATCCTGCTCGCCGGTGGTGTGCTGTTCGCCGTGCTGCTTTGCGCCCGCTATTTGTAG
- a CDS encoding acyl-CoA dehydrogenase family protein, which produces MSDLKDIVRGGSFVITQTEAQDVFTPEDFTDEQKMIAKTTADFIEGEVVPHREHLEKLDIELTVKLLKQAGELGLLAADVPEANEGLELDKISSTLITEYITRGGSFALSHGAHVGIGTLPIVFFGNEEQKAKYLPDLASGAKFAAYCLTEPGSGSDALGAKATAVLNAEGTHYVLNGTKQFITNAGFADVFVVYAKVDGDKFSAFIVEKDYPGVSTGPEEKKMGIKASSTRPLILEDVAVPVENLLGEVGRGHVIAFNILNIGRYKLAAGCIGSSKHAIELSSKYANERKQFGQPIANFPLIREKLAEMNIRTYATESMVYRIGGLIDAALTGEQKSGKAVADAIAEYAIECSISKVFASEAFDFVVDEGVQIHGGYGFINEYPIETMYRDSRINRIFEGTNEVNRLLIPGTLVKNAMKGKLPLLQAAQALQGELMMMMPSVIDESETLAVESDLIEKAKKIFLMVGGYGVQKYMTTLEQHQEILHNMADIMIEIYAMESCLLRAKKQIAKDGEEKAQHKINMTKVYVNDTFGKIELLARETLAAMEEGDMLRTQLSVLKKLTRYTPQNTIAIKRELANTIVDQEGYVC; this is translated from the coding sequence ATGAGCGATTTGAAAGACATTGTGCGCGGCGGTTCTTTTGTCATCACCCAGACGGAAGCCCAAGACGTGTTCACCCCGGAAGACTTCACGGACGAGCAGAAGATGATCGCGAAGACCACCGCTGACTTTATCGAAGGCGAAGTGGTTCCGCATCGCGAGCACCTCGAAAAGCTCGACATCGAACTGACCGTCAAACTGCTCAAGCAGGCGGGCGAACTCGGCTTGCTGGCTGCCGACGTCCCGGAAGCGAACGAGGGTCTGGAACTCGACAAGATCTCGTCGACGCTGATCACCGAGTACATCACCCGCGGCGGCTCCTTCGCGCTGTCCCACGGCGCGCACGTCGGCATCGGCACCTTGCCGATCGTGTTCTTCGGCAACGAAGAGCAGAAGGCGAAATATCTGCCCGACCTGGCGAGCGGAGCGAAATTCGCGGCGTACTGCCTGACCGAGCCGGGTTCCGGCTCTGACGCGCTGGGCGCGAAAGCGACCGCCGTTCTGAACGCAGAAGGCACCCACTACGTCCTGAACGGCACCAAGCAGTTCATCACCAACGCCGGTTTTGCCGACGTGTTTGTGGTCTACGCGAAAGTGGACGGCGACAAGTTCTCCGCGTTTATCGTGGAAAAAGACTACCCGGGCGTCTCGACCGGTCCGGAAGAGAAGAAGATGGGCATCAAGGCATCTTCGACCCGTCCGCTGATCCTCGAAGACGTTGCCGTTCCGGTGGAAAACCTGCTCGGCGAAGTCGGCCGCGGCCACGTGATCGCGTTCAACATCCTGAACATCGGGCGTTACAAGCTGGCAGCAGGCTGCATCGGCTCCTCGAAGCATGCGATCGAGCTCTCCTCGAAGTATGCGAACGAGCGCAAGCAGTTCGGCCAGCCGATCGCGAACTTCCCGCTGATCCGCGAAAAGCTTGCCGAAATGAACATCCGCACCTACGCGACCGAGTCGATGGTCTACCGCATCGGCGGCCTGATCGACGCGGCGCTGACCGGCGAGCAGAAATCGGGCAAAGCGGTGGCAGACGCCATCGCGGAGTATGCGATCGAGTGCTCGATCTCGAAAGTCTTCGCTTCTGAAGCGTTCGACTTCGTGGTCGACGAAGGCGTCCAGATCCACGGCGGCTACGGCTTCATCAACGAATACCCGATCGAGACGATGTACCGAGACTCCCGCATCAACCGCATCTTCGAAGGCACCAACGAAGTCAACCGCCTGCTGATTCCGGGCACGCTCGTCAAGAACGCGATGAAAGGCAAACTGCCGCTCCTGCAAGCTGCGCAGGCGCTGCAAGGCGAACTGATGATGATGATGCCGTCTGTGATCGACGAAAGCGAAACCCTCGCCGTTGAATCGGACCTGATCGAAAAGGCGAAGAAGATCTTCCTGATGGTCGGCGGCTACGGCGTGCAGAAGTACATGACCACGCTGGAGCAGCATCAGGAGATCCTGCACAACATGGCTGACATCATGATCGAGATCTATGCGATGGAGTCCTGCCTGCTCCGCGCGAAGAAGCAGATCGCGAAAGACGGCGAAGAGAAAGCGCAGCACAAGATCAACATGACCAAGGTGTATGTCAACGACACCTTCGGCAAGATCGAACTGCTCGCCCGCGAAACCCTTGCCGCGATGGAAGAGGGCGACATGCTCCGCACGCAGCTGTCGGTCCTGAAAAAGCTGACCCGCTACACCCCGCAAAACACCATCGCGATCAAGCGCGAACTGGCGAACACGATCGTAGACCAAGAGGGCTACGTTTGCTAA
- a CDS encoding ATP-binding cassette domain-containing protein has product MKKKLTLSGVSVAFAAPDGVHTVLTEIDLTIAQGEWVALIGQNGSGKSTLAKVLCGLCPVSKGLAEQEELQVQMVFQNPEAQIVGETVYEDVCFGMENCAVPPDEMPERALAALEKVGLAPLIEQAVTTLSGGQKQLLGIAGCLAVEADVIVFDECTAMLDPASREMVLRVAQELQRQGKTLIWITQWMEELACADRVVALSGGRVAYDGTARAFFYDGVCAALGFVPPYAVQVAEQLQAKGVVLAGQPLTPQELSAAVGARCQ; this is encoded by the coding sequence ATGAAAAAGAAACTGACCCTTTCCGGCGTGAGTGTCGCCTTTGCCGCGCCGGACGGTGTGCATACCGTGTTGACGGAGATTGATTTGACGATCGCACAAGGCGAGTGGGTCGCCTTGATCGGGCAGAATGGCAGCGGGAAAAGCACGCTGGCCAAAGTGCTCTGCGGGCTGTGTCCCGTGTCGAAAGGCTTGGCCGAACAGGAGGAGTTGCAGGTGCAGATGGTGTTTCAGAATCCGGAAGCGCAGATCGTCGGCGAAACGGTTTACGAAGACGTCTGTTTCGGCATGGAGAACTGCGCCGTGCCCCCGGACGAGATGCCGGAGCGGGCGCTTGCGGCGCTGGAAAAAGTGGGTCTGGCGCCGCTGATCGAGCAGGCGGTCACAACGCTGTCCGGCGGGCAGAAACAGCTGCTCGGCATCGCCGGGTGTCTGGCGGTGGAGGCGGATGTGATCGTGTTTGACGAGTGTACGGCGATGCTCGACCCGGCATCGCGGGAGATGGTGCTTCGCGTGGCGCAGGAGCTGCAGCGCCAAGGCAAGACGCTGATCTGGATCACGCAGTGGATGGAAGAGCTGGCCTGTGCCGACCGGGTGGTGGCGCTGTCCGGGGGCCGTGTGGCGTATGACGGGACGGCACGGGCTTTCTTCTATGACGGAGTCTGTGCAGCGCTCGGCTTTGTGCCCCCGTACGCGGTGCAGGTGGCGGAGCAACTGCAGGCGAAAGGCGTCGTGCTGGCCGGGCAGCCGCTTACGCCCCAAGAGCTGAGTGCAGCGGTAGGTGCAAGATGCCAATAA
- a CDS encoding acetyl-CoA C-acyltransferase gives MREAVIVSGVRTAVGRSHKGSLTNTRPEDLGGLVVQEAINRVGGLDPKEIEDVIIGCAIPEGEQGMNLGRIVAMRAGLPTNVSGMTVNRFCSSGLQTIALGAQNIMLGAADVVVAGGVESMSMVPMVGYKLAPNPWLVDNMPEVYMSMGHTAEQVAQRFGITRAQQDEFAVRSHQRAAAAIAAGKFKDEIVPVTVRNVTVDANNKQKVSEFIFDTDEGVRPDTTLEVLGKLRPAFHVQGSVTAGNSSQTSDGAAATVLMSAEKAAQIGAQPLAVFRSFAVGGVDPDIMGVGPVVAIPKALKLAGLSIDDIDLFEINEAFASQAFYVTQQLGLDPEKVNVNGGAIALGHPLGCTGTKLTVSILSELRRRGGRYGVVSMCIGGGMGAAGVFELV, from the coding sequence AGGCCGCTCACATAAAGGGTCGCTTACAAACACGCGCCCGGAAGACCTTGGCGGTCTGGTCGTGCAGGAAGCGATCAACCGGGTCGGCGGGCTCGACCCGAAAGAGATTGAAGACGTCATCATCGGGTGTGCAATCCCGGAAGGTGAACAAGGGATGAACCTCGGCCGCATCGTCGCGATGCGCGCCGGGCTCCCGACCAACGTATCGGGCATGACGGTCAACCGTTTCTGCTCGTCCGGTCTGCAGACGATCGCCCTCGGCGCGCAGAACATCATGCTCGGCGCAGCTGACGTGGTGGTCGCAGGCGGCGTGGAGAGCATGTCGATGGTGCCGATGGTCGGCTACAAGTTGGCTCCGAACCCGTGGCTGGTCGACAACATGCCGGAAGTGTACATGAGCATGGGCCACACCGCCGAGCAAGTGGCGCAGCGCTTCGGCATCACCCGTGCACAGCAGGACGAATTTGCCGTCCGCTCGCACCAGCGCGCCGCGGCGGCGATCGCAGCGGGCAAATTCAAAGACGAGATCGTTCCGGTCACCGTGCGCAACGTGACGGTCGACGCGAACAACAAGCAGAAAGTGTCGGAGTTCATCTTTGACACCGACGAAGGCGTGCGCCCCGACACCACGCTGGAAGTGCTCGGCAAACTCCGCCCGGCGTTCCACGTGCAAGGCTCCGTCACCGCCGGCAACTCGTCGCAAACGTCTGACGGCGCGGCGGCGACCGTGCTGATGTCTGCTGAAAAAGCGGCGCAGATCGGCGCTCAGCCGCTCGCCGTGTTCCGCTCCTTCGCTGTGGGCGGGGTCGACCCGGACATCATGGGCGTCGGTCCGGTCGTGGCGATTCCAAAAGCGCTGAAGCTGGCCGGCCTGTCGATCGACGACATCGACCTGTTTGAGATCAACGAGGCGTTTGCTTCCCAGGCGTTCTATGTGACCCAGCAGCTGGGTCTCGACCCGGAGAAAGTCAATGTCAACGGCGGTGCGATCGCGCTCGGCCACCCGCTGGGCTGCACCGGCACCAAGCTGACCGTTTCGATCTTAAGCGAACTGCGCCGCCGTGGCGGGCGCTACGGTGTCGTGTCGATGTGCATCGGCGGCGGCATGGGAGCAGCAGGCGTGTTCGAACTGGTATAA